GACGAACCCGGCGGAGTGACGTTTCTCGTGGCGCAGGCGCAGCGCAACCGGCCTGAGTTGAACGTCCCAATCGTGCCCTTCGCGCGCACATCGAACCTTGCGACGAAAACATCCGTCCTCGTGTTCGGGCCGCCTGTCTATCTGCCGCACGATGCCGATCGGGCCGTTCAGCGCGACCTCGATTTCCGGATCATCGAGTTGATGGCGGGGCTCGTCGAGATCAACGTCACGCACATCGTGGCGGGGATTGTCTACCTGCGGTGCCTGCACGGACGCACGGAGCCGCTGAGTATTGATGCGCTAAACAAGTCAATCGAAAGCACGATTGAACGCCTGCCCAATCGACTGATCGATCCGGCCGCAAGGGCGGACTGCAGAGGTCAACTGGAAGCCGCGCTCGACCATTTTGCGAAGTCCCAACTTATCGTGCTACGCAGCAATTCGATCACGCCGGTTGCCGGCGCCGTCCTCGCCGCGCCCCCGCACGACACCACGTACCGCGCGATCAATCCGATCAAGTACGCGGTGAATCAGATACTGCACTTACCGGATGTGATCGACGCCGTCGAACGCGCCGCGGCGTTCGACAACGCGTAGCCACACCATTATTTCGCCGCCGGTTTCGGCTTCTCCTGCATGGCGCCGGTCATCGGAATGAAGTAGACGCCCACATCGCGCTTCGACCGCACCTTGCCTTCCGTGTCTTTGGTGTAAACGTAGAGAATCTGCTTGCCTTTGATCGCGGGACCGACGGGAATAATCAGGCGTCCAGTGCCTGGCTTGAGTTGTTCGAGCAGCGCCGGCGGCACGTAAAGAGCCGCGCAAGTCACCATAATGATATCGAACCCGCCTTCGACTTCCGGCCACCCGTAGTAGCCGTCGCCGACTTTCTGGTGCACGTTGTCGAACCCGCCTTTCGCGATGATGTCCGCAACGGCCTCGCCCAGCGGCTTGATGATCTCGATCGTATAGACCTCTTTCGTGAGACGCGACAGCAGCGAACTTTGGAACCCGCTGCCCGTGCCGATCTCGAGCACGACGTCCGTCGGCTGCGGATTGCTCAACTGCGTCATATACGCCTGGCCGAGGTAATCGCTCAGCGCCGAGCCATAGCCAATTCCCCACGGCTTCGCTTCGGTCTCGTACGTGCTCGCCGCGGTCGAATATTTACCCTCGTAGTTGTAGTGAAAGTACTCGCGCGGCAGCGCGCGAAACGCGCCCACCACGCGCGGGTTTGCCTCCTTGAAATGTCCGGCAAGGTATTTCTCAATGCGCGCGATGGCGGAATCCTTCCGCTTCTGTACGGAATCGAACGTGCCCTGCGACATGGTCATCTTGCGGCCGGTCGCCTCCACAAGCGCGCTGTATTTCTCGAATGACCACTCCGACATCGCCGGCGTACTCGCTATTTCCGGTTGCGCTGGGGCCGGACCGTCTGAAGTCGCAGCGGTCTCGCCAGGCGCAGAAGCGTCTGCTGGCGCGGGTGGATGCGGTGCGGGCGGGTCCTCTGCGCCAATCGCGCTGAATAGTACCGATCCGAGAATTGCGCACATCGCGACGGGCAGGGCGAGAGTCCGTCCGAAACACATTGGGAATAGACTTATTCGATTACGATTACGAGCACGAGCACGAGCACGAGCACGAGCACGATCCTCCTTCGCCCGATCGGCTTCGGAGGACA
The DNA window shown above is from Candidatus Hydrogenedentota bacterium and carries:
- a CDS encoding protein-L-isoaspartate O-methyltransferase; translation: MCFGRTLALPVAMCAILGSVLFSAIGAEDPPAPHPPAPADASAPGETAATSDGPAPAQPEIASTPAMSEWSFEKYSALVEATGRKMTMSQGTFDSVQKRKDSAIARIEKYLAGHFKEANPRVVGAFRALPREYFHYNYEGKYSTAASTYETEAKPWGIGYGSALSDYLGQAYMTQLSNPQPTDVVLEIGTGSGFQSSLLSRLTKEVYTIEIIKPLGEAVADIIAKGGFDNVHQKVGDGYYGWPEVEGGFDIIMVTCAALYVPPALLEQLKPGTGRLIIPVGPAIKGKQILYVYTKDTEGKVRSKRDVGVYFIPMTGAMQEKPKPAAK